A DNA window from Chiloscyllium plagiosum isolate BGI_BamShark_2017 chromosome 9, ASM401019v2, whole genome shotgun sequence contains the following coding sequences:
- the gtf2h5 gene encoding general transcription factor IIH subunit 5 yields MVNVLKGVLIECDPAMKQFLLYLDDTNALGKKFVIQDLDEIHLFVLAEVVHVLQEKVGDLMDQNSFPLMQK; encoded by the exons ATGGTTAATGTCTTAAAAGgagttcttattgaatg TGACCCAGCCATGAAACAATTCTTGCTGTACTTGGATGATACAAATGCTTTGGGGAAAAAATTTGTAATTCAAGACCTGGATGAAATTCATCTATTTGTCCTGGCTGAGGTGGTCCATGTCTTACAAGAAAAAGTTGGAGACTTAATGGATCAAAACTCATTTCCATTAATGCAGAAGTAA